The Melanotaenia boesemani isolate fMelBoe1 chromosome 3, fMelBoe1.pri, whole genome shotgun sequence genome contains the following window.
TGGACGTTGTAAAGTTGGAgaagaccggggagcaggcgtATGAAGCTGCAGAGTAGGACAGACTGGGGGGCAGGCATGGGAGGCTGCAGGACCAGAGCTGACTGTGGCGGTCGCgccggacgctgtagagccggtactgaccgttgctgtggcgtcggacacTGTAGCGCCGGCCTGGACCGGGGAACAGGTGTAGGAGGCTCTGACAGGAGctatcagagctctgggaagaaagtggtcagtctgacctcacacacgtatacacaatgaaaactgtaacttcagtattctataaaatgagaacacacaatatgaaaacgtaatagtgaatggattaacaataataaatgaataaagcaaactgaaaatacatgtgattattatatgagtatacATGAGTGaccatatgcagcaaaatttctttcacaaaagGTATATGTAAgagtttataaaacaaaacagtataaccagaaaaaagaaaactaaataggCTGTGTTTAGAATAAGTAATAAGTACATTGTTTAGCAAGCCAAGCATAGATAAAAGTAATAGTAAAATAGATGAGCATGaaattaaagaagaagaataaatgaCTGTGAAGTTGCATGTTTTACATGGAATTTGGCCGTACTTACAAGCAGGATGATCTGCCACAGAGGAAGTTGGTAGGTATGTCAAGAGGGCTGGACAAAATTAGGTTGATCATGTTTCCCTAACCTGCATATATTATCATACAAAGGACAGTAAACCAGCTAGCCAAGCTGTAACTTTAACTCAACTGTGCATGTAACAGATGGGTTTATGACACATGTCTACCGCAGGATTCAAGAGTCAAATCTACGGAAACGTTTTATAtttccttaaaaaacaaaaacactttgtcATTCtgaattaagtttattttctaaaaaacaaaattctaaaaaaaaagagtttctgaaataagataaataaaaaaaggtccTATTTTTGTGAGGTATTGAGCTCTGCTTGTCAGCATTATTAACAGGTTACTTCCAAACGAAGCTGATGTTCCTCCAAGTTGTTGAGTTTCATTCAGTTTGACACATTGGGAGATTCTCTCATCTCAAAGTTATGTAAATGTTTGTCAACTTTGCGCAAACACCTAAGGACTATATGGTTGCTAATGTAGAAAGCCCAGCTGGGTCTGCTGGATGTAGCCATGTTTCTCCAGAACCAGTTGGTCACTGCATAGCAACGTAGCGACACAGGAGACATTCAGGAGATTGCTGAAAATAGGCTACTGGATCTCTGTGGAGTGCAGCTGAGACGGGAGAACAAGCTCTTCCCTCCAGAGTAAACTTTAGCAAATGAACTATCctgttaattcagaaaaaaaagtcaatgcaTAACCCAGTACGCAGCGAAGATTCAGCCAAAACTTCATTATGCAACAAGACTGTCATCACAAACACATCAGGAAATCTTCGGCTGAATGACtgtaaaagaaatcaaattgtTGCAGTGATCCAGTAAAGGTGCAGTGGGATTGACATGCTGGTAAAAAcccagtcattttttttttcaatttcttgATACTTCCAAGCTTGATACAGAAAGAGTCTGCAGTTTGCTTTCGAAGTAATACAAAATTCATATGAACTTCATTGAAAATTGTAAATGTTATTAATGGAAATATCTACTGGCTTGAGGGAAAATGTACCAATGTCATAAATGTTccagtatttatattttttctcgTTTAGATCCCAACCAGTACAGTTGGGGGGAGAATTATGCTGGGAGCTCAGGCCTGATGAGCGTTTCTCCAGATATGAACCCAATGCAACGTGCTCGCAGTGGAACAGTAAGTTCTGCTTTCTTAAGGGCCACACAATGAGATATATCACCTGTTTATTGTCTCCTGAGGGTTCATTGGCTTCAatttttttcaccatttttgtttatttttttgtaaaatataacCATTACTGTCTTCACCAAATTCATGTGGTCATTCATCTCATCAGTCTTCCCAGTCTGATAATCAttcttttcatttcctctcCACACATTCTTCTCTCTGCCTAACTCTCTCCCTCAGTTTCCCGTAAGTacctccacctgctttctttgTGTTCTGCCTTCTTCTGCAGGTCAATAAACACTCAGCCTTTAACTTCCATGTTAATTTGGACAGTCGTTTGctgctgttttgctttttactaATTAATCAAATGAGCTGAAATGActaatatttgatgtttttgatgTTCAATAACAGactctttgtgtttatttattccttGATGTGATGGTTTGAGCATGTAGGCCACCGTAGTTCATTAGGAGCTGTTTGCCTCCACCGTTGTCTGCTCTGGGGCTCACCTGCATTCATTTAGTGCCGACTAGCAGCATCAGGCAAAAAACTGCAAATGATTAAAAGCTCGTCTTTCCTTTTCTTGCTACATAAAGATCTCACATAGATGTAgtatgctttttaaaagaagacaaCCTCTTCTAATGGATTATTGATTGTGTTCTGTTAGTGGCTTCTAGGACTAAATCCTACTTTAACCTTCTTTCCTCTTTCCTGCAgctctgctttttttgttttctccctcAATAAAACCTATGAACATGAGTggaaactgttatttttctaaTGAAAAAGAGATATGCACTGTAAAATTTATCTTAAAACAAGCTTGCAAGATCGTAAGTGATTGTGAAAGGAGCTGGAAGAGGCTTCTAAATGTGTAATTTCTCTTTGCAACATGTAGTTTGACATGTTGGAGATGGACCGTCTGGAGAGGCAGCTGGTGAACCTGCCTCTGCTGCAAGACCCTTCCTCTTACATCCCTGACACTGTTGACCTCACAGAGGATGCCCCAGCCCGGGAATACTGGCTCTACTGCTTCGAAGAAGCCTTGGATGGGGTAGGATGGCATGACCTACAATAAATTCACACCATGGTATAAATagtaaaacacaatattttaatcaaactttaAAATCATATTCCTCTACCAAGGCTTATAGGTTGAAGCTGATCTGGATCCTTTGTGACAACAAAATACTGTAATCCTACAAAAGACAGAGTTCAGATTGTGAACAGGGTTGATTGCTGTTCTTCTTTCCTGGAGCAGGTGGTTAAAAGAGCTGTAGCGAGCCAGCCTGACATGCCGGAGGCATCCGCGAGGGCTGAAAAGTTCCGTCAGAAATACAGACACAAGCTTCAGACCCTCCGGCATCAACCATTGTAAGAATTGTTTTTGTCTGGGCCTGTGTCTGTTGCTTTTTAGTCCATACTAAAACTCTTCTCTTCATTGTCTGCATTAGTTTCATGTCTTCTTACCTGCTGTTAGGGCCTGTGTGCGTGAATGAATAAGAGAGATTTCTTATGTTAATTCTGTCTGTCGTTTCATTTATTGGGACGTTGCACCTTGTGAGTGTATCAGTTGTGTTAGAGATTTTAGCAGAAATATGCACGTAGATCAAAAGAATAAATGTGTACACTGTCTTTTatatgtattaatttttttttaaaaaagtctccAAATGTCAAACTTTCAAAAAGCATTTTCATCTAAGTCCAGAGTGATTAGGAAATGTCAGTTTAAGAAGTGCTTTTGCATTTCACTGCCCTAGCCCTGTTGAGTATGTGTGCGCGCccaagtctgtgtgtgttgtgtgtgtgttgtgtgtacgTTTCTCTCTGGCTAATGTAGAGTGCTTCTTTTCTCACCTAGTGCTTATGGATCCCTCACTGTCAGAAGTCTGTTAGACACGAGGGAACACTGTTTAAACGAGTTCAACTTTCCTGATCCCTACTCTAAGGTCTGAGTGAACTCTattaaatctgttgttttcttttttgtgtccTCTTCCTGTGCTACACTGGTTCCTTCACTGATCCATTTCATGACTCAGTTGTTCTTTTACAGtcacaatgaaaaacacattgtttTCCACTTGTTAAATTTAGGCAAaacattgttattgttattgttgttgttttgtttgtattataAACCAACTcttatatttctaaatatcaCTAAACAGTCTGTAATGGATTCAGTTTGAATGAgcagtggggtttttttttgttgtgtttcagaTTAAACAGAGGGAGAATGACATGGCTCTCAAGTACTACCAGAAGGCAGTGAAGTCCTTGGAAGAGCTGAGCTGGGAGGACAGACAGTTTGCACTGGTCAGGGGCGTCCTGGCTGGGAATGTTTTTGACTGGGGAGCCAAGGCTGTATCAGAGTAAGTGGACATTCCCAATCTAGAAACAAGCTGGTTGATTGTTGTCGATGACTGTGGGTCTAGAGAATcggttgtttatttttaatgcagtaattggtccaaaaaaaaaaaaaaatgcttaacaCCTAGTGGTGGCTATGCTTTGGGATGGGTATGCatctgtctgtatgtatgtctgtctgtctgtcaaaaactcaaaaagaaatggatgaattttgatgaaattttcaggaaatctctgaTATTGAATAAGgaacaactgattagattttgaggGTGACccggatcaccacctggatccaggaatctttttttaatactaGAACCGACAAGATTCCAAAACCACTAGAACCGCCAGAGGGGGTCATTTTGACATCATGCTGATGCAGCATAACAATTATGAAGTTGCATTTACAGAAGCCATTTTTCCcctttgaatctttttttaagCCATTCAGAAGTAGAAAAgcctcaataaataaatagttaattGATTAGCAGGTGGGATTACTTTGGGcttgtatttcaaatagaaaatatcaAATACTAACTTACAATATTCACTCATCAACATATAACAgaattaaataacatttaaaatgtatttatattttttatcaattatttgAGGGGGGGAATTTTGACATAAATCATCATGTAATGTCCAAAACGTTGATAagacatataataataatagccaTTTTCTAGTTGCAGCTCCAGATGAATACTGCCTCGTCATCCTGTCTGCTGTGTCTACTCCTAACATCTCCCCCATTTCTCCCCCATCTGActcttcctcattcatttgaTGAAGCATAGCCAAATCTTCGtctgcattcattcttctgcttctgtacttttttaaattatgtttccaatgttagtttgtctgtctgtctgtcagtaacataattcaaaaagttatggatggattttgattaaattttcagggaaatgacagaaatagaataaaggaacaagtgattacattttttatataggGAAATAATATTACCATTACAGTTTCTAACTCATCAtataatgcccagaatcactgaccaaaaaataaataaatacataaataaatacaagatgaTAAGATCATGGTAGATGTGTAATCCAACATTGTTTGATccagatcatgttgatattttgGATCTTGTAATCCAGAAGGTTCAAAATATTTGGGTACTGGTGTGGGATGTTGGGCCttggtctgcgctctctgactTCTTCTAGTTTTTTAGAAATTGGCTTTAGAAGTTGGTGTAATTTGTATAATAACTATTTGAAATCACTGGATTTCCCAGTTGTTACCTTAACATTAATTACATTACGTACTCTTGCACTGCTCCACTATCATTTTACACATATTTAACACCACCTGTACATTTATCTACAGCATAACTGTATTTATGTACTCTGCAGTCCAGCTGTCCTCATTCTCTGTCCTGTGATTTGCGAGTACAAGACGTGACTGACAACTGCCGACAAattccatgtgtgtgtgaacatgcgTGGCCAATAAAGCTGCTTTTGTCTCAGTTTGTTAGAAGACTTTTGGAACACTGTGACCCATGTGGGGATTTCTTGTTTGAACTAATCctactttttcatgttttgtcttGGTGTATGCAGTGTGCTGGAGTCTGACCCTGAGTTTGGGTTTGAGCAAGCCAAACGACAGTTGGAAGGTatgtaagtgttttttttaacactggaTTATTGTGAACAGCTTTACAGCTCCATCTTTGAGCCCTGTAGATAATTagatctttaaaaaacaaattaggaGACTTAAAGCATTAAATTACACCTTGGGTTGTATTTATGTTCTTGTTAAACCCCTAAACACTGCCTGTGTGAACTGCTTAATAATTTAACAAGGAATGTTTTCTCGACTGTGTGCCCACTGGCCGATTAGATCACAGATTAGATCTGCTTCTGtttatcaaaactttattttctagcCAATATcttcaaagcaaaaaaagattAGAACTGTTATTGACCATAATTTTGTTTCTTCTCAGAGCGGCCATGGCTTGTTGATTCCTATGACCAGTGGCTTGAGAGACTAAAGGTCAGACTCTCAGAAACAGAGTACAGCTGAGTTATACCCACTGGGAAGCAAACACACGTCAGACTGCTTTTGGACAAAGTGATTCTGTGCTTTGTATTCTTGATGAAAACGCTTTAATACAATCCATCCTGATTTTCTCTTGCAGGGTCCTCCTCATAGGTGTGCCTTGTTTTTCGTAGATAATAGTGGAGTGGACATCATTCTTGGGGTGATACCCTTTGTCAGAGAGCTTCTGTCTCGAGGAACAGAGGTGAGATCCTTTAAGATATTACCACAAAAACACAGCATTGAGGTAAGAGTGTCTTAAATCTGACTGTGCACCAACATTACAGGTTGTGTTGGCCAGCAACTCTGGTCCAGCTTTAAATGATGTAACAAATGGTGAACTTCTGATTCTGACTGAAAGAATTGCTGCTATGGATCCTGTGATTCAGTGAGTGCATATGAGGGatataattaattgtttttttatgtctttcacACACATATTCTGTGATAGAGTTGGTGCTGAGATGTGAGTTAttgtaaataatgaaagcaGTTAACTGTGGTCGTCTTGTTGGTGTGTAGGGCTGGCCTAAGAGAGGACAGGCTGATATTGGTCCAGAGTGGTTCCAGTTCCCCCTGTTTGGATCTGAGGTtggttgttttcattaaatgtctgtttttaaagcaCCGCGTCCTGAAGCTGAAAGAATTAAAGCCCAACTACTGAAGTTTGGCTGATTTTCGCACTGTGGTGCTCCCTAACGATGGTCCTTTCAGCATTCTTCTTGCAtctggtctcttctctgagctctctcctgcCAGTAAAAACTAGTCCAATGCTGgctcttgtcttttctcttgctctgtcactttctctccttttcctcactttctccaataatgtcctcttgtttcagccatggtgcataactaaaactaaaatgctCCAGGATGGGGAAACCATGTTGTGAAGTGCATACAAGTCGTTTGCCAGGTGTTGTGCCCTAAAGTGAATGTCTCCCAAAAATTGATTATACGGCCGCGGGAGCGCACGCTGCCGGTTAGCTTCGTTTCGCTCAGCTTCTCTCTGATGTCTGCGGCTCTTCCTCTCGTTGTAAAACTGACATAATATGCCAATGCAAGTGACAATATGTCTAAATTAACTAAGAAAGTATGATTTTGTCTTAAAGGGTTGTGGAGTGGATGCAAGGAAGTAGATGGCCATTCATCTGTAAAATATGTCTCACCTGAACAAACTGTAGCCAtttcaagcaacattttttgttttattgacagTTACAGGGCCCATGATCAGCTATTGAGATgttaaaaagactaaaagaacAGAATAAGAGGTGGGTGTAAGGTACTACTTGGTCAGTAATGTGCACAGTATAACTCTTGGTTGATTGATATCAGACCACTTTaatgtagattctgcattttcttaacaagaaatgtactctaataaataaaataagttatgaagatcagtggaaattaaactttgtaaatcaacacacaaatcATATCCTTACTGGACTTTACAAGCGTGAGACAAACGCATGAAACCtaaacagtaaagcagcaacatgcctggatatcgtttctgattacagcacgtCTTCATCTGCAGTGTTAATAAATCCGTTAAAGCACTTGCAAAATCATACTTTCTATGTTAATTTAGACATATTGTCACTTGCAGTCGCGTACTATGTCGGTTTTACACCGAGAGGAAGAGCCGCAGACAACAGAGGGAAGCTGAGCGAAACGACGCTAACAGGCAGCGCGGCCGTATAAACAATTTTTGGCAGACATTCACTTTAGGGCACAACACCGAGAGCAACAGCCACAGCTGACGTAGCGGCCCCGGTGACTGATCCATGTTAAAAAAGAGAGGAGAAGAGTCGAAGCCcaaccaaaaaagaagaaatagaacaggaaaaaaaaacatgtcaatgAGTTGTGGTGATTGCTCTGGAGGCTTCAGTTTAGCAGTTCTCAGTTTCTGAAGTAAACTGTTTTCTATCCATTTCTTATGCAGTTTAATCAGGTCTTGGAGCACTTGGAGCAAGTTCAGGCTGAggattttttactttaagtaCTGGGCTCATTGTGGCTAGATGGTGGAACTGATCTGTGAAAGGGGCTCATGTGTAGGCTACGATGAGAAGGCTACAAAACATCCGCTTCTCTTTGAGCCTTCAATGAGACATCTTAACTTGATGTATGAAGAGAAATGGTGGAATACCGGACTtctgtttaacttttatttatacatcaGGTGGCTTATTTGGGGTATTTCATGCAGCaaattgttgttattttagattttaaatagtAGACTTCCAAGATTTATAACAGACTTAtataagttgttttttcttctttttttttcttcttggcttTTTTGTTATCACACTGAGAAATGATTTTCTTTGCTAATGCAATGTGCTTTGATCCTGCATAGGCATGCATTCATGGAAGCAGGGCAGTGTTGCTCATTATCTTCATTAAAGCcctgatgaaaaataaaactttcaacACTACACAAGTCTCTAAAGTGTATTCTTCTTTGTCTTCAGTCGCCTGGACAAAGTGCTGGCGATGGTAGTACGAGAGCGAAAAACCGACCTGGTGATCATTGAGGGAATGGGCCGAGCCATTCACACCAACTACTACGCCATGCTCAGCTGCGAGAGCCTCAAGATGGCCGTCATCAAAAACTCGTGGCTGGCTGACCGACTGGGAGGAAAGCTTTTCAGCGTGGTCTTCAAGTACGAAGTGCCGGCTGGAAAACCCAGTCCGAACTCTGCTGCTGTGACGCCCTCATGAGCAACCACACCGGTTTATTTGGAGCTTCGAATGTAAGGACTGTGATTGTACATTGCAGTTGAGTGAATGTATGATTGTAGACTGTAAAAATTGAAGCAGGCTTTTAAGGATTATCATCAGTAggattttacattgtttattttttcacataaCTGATTTTACTGTTTGTCTCATGCACATGAAATGACTTTGTTGCAAGTCTTACTATAATGCTGTGTTCAGTCACTTAGCTAATTACTGTCATCACTGCCTGCTGATCTCATTCACCGCCTGGGAAGTCGTCAGGGAACTTTTACAGGAGTTGAACATTGATCAGAAACTTGCTGCCAGCACACCTGTGTTCACATATGAGAAAGTGTGTGAGAAATGACAGCTTCTAGCGGACTTTATACATTCATTAAAGTGTGATTAATGTGCCTTAAGCCTGATGTGATATAAGCACCATTCACTGGAATAGCTTTTAAAGCTACACTTAACACATAAACATCTGCTTTTTTTATAGCATTATCTTATCACaagaaaaattctgtttttcatcACTGCCAGCCGAGGACTTGAGAAAATGAGAAGATTTATTGTCGCTGTCActtgtgtgtctgtttaaaGTGGAATTGGGGAAGTTTTCGATCAGAGGGACAAGGGGCGCTGCATCAAGTATGTTTGCTTCCCTCCACAAGGTGGCAGCGTTCTACTGTTATATAGATTTTAATGAAATCTTTCCTAAGGTGCTTGGTGtcaaaataaacactgcataCTTCAGGTTAAATGTTTTGTAAGCTCTGTAGTGATACACATCCATGTATTCACTCTAGTTAATTGGCATGTATAAATGCACATTATAATCCATCCTTCaatgaaaaacatttgtttgAGGGCAATAATACTGCAACACCTAGTTGTACCAAACAACACTGTGTGATGATGAAATTTCTGACTGTATAACTTCATAAAAATATCTGACTAAATCAgaattaaatgagaaaaaccTCAATGTGGAAATGGCTCCAAGATATTGCTCCTTGACAAGTGGATTCATATTGAAATACTGTATTTCTCATTTGTACATATGTGatataaaagtgtaaatatatgtatacacatatatatatgttaaaTTCAGCTGCATCTCTATAGTTATGCACACCAAGCACAATTTGTGTATTATTCTCTTGACAATCAGTTtgaattaaatgataaaaaccttTACTTCATCCTTCCCTGTCTGCGTTCATTTCTCCGTATGGACTTGTCTGGAGAGTTTTCGGTCCTGTAGAGAAATGAGAAGAGCTGCCCCACATTAAAAAGCAAACTTGCCCCTGGCGGTATCAAAGCTCGACACCCTGGTATGTGGTGGTGGACGCCTGCTGGGGAGCTGCGAGCTGATAATGCATGAGGAGGACCCAGCAGGAGGGCCTCCTGCTTTTCCTTTCTCATCTCTCTGACTGCCAAAACACACCACACCAGTTCTGAAACATGCCCCTTTGGTCTTGGTGACATCTGCTTACAAACAGCCTGCACTGGTTTTGTAACTTCACTGTCCAAAATTAAAGGAAATCTTTACTTGTTACTTGGTTAACTAAGGAAATTAGGACTTTACAACTGATTTGTGCCTTGCTTTAACCCTTGGTGTGTGCGGATGTGAATAAGGCCAACAAACTGGTCCGTTACCAGTTGGATTGCACTCTTAATGCAGCAAAATTCACTGTGTTGCTTCTGTGTGCAGGTGACGGCCTCACATGATGAACATTTCTACTGAAAACTGACATGTTTAATCATTCATGTGAATAAGTAATTAGCTGAATATTGAAAAGgaatgtttcatgttttgcaGTCTATTTCCTGGTAATTAAGATGCATTTAGAAGGAGCTGATTAATAATGTATTTGCCTCTTAAATGGTCACAGATCTCTTTTACATGGTTATACATTTGCTCCTTTTCAAAACTAGTAATAATCATTCTGACCTTGAGTTTAATGTAATACCAAATTTCCTTCTAGTTTTCACTTCTTGtagcactttttattttcattgtttgtatGATATTTTAAGCAAATGCTACTGTAGCCTCCGTGTTCCCTGCAGCTTGGTTCACTACATAAACAGATCAGGAGGACCACATCACAGTCAGGACAACCCCCTATTTCAAACTAAGCTGGCTTTTGGACCAGAATTGCTAAATGTTATATCAAGCACAGGCTCTGGGTCAGGAGCCCCACTGATTCCAAAACGGTTTGATCATCCAAATTGAATATAGCTgggaaatgtgtaaaaaaattcccATTTATTCATCGTTCATTGGATATTTCTACTTCAAAATGTCAGAAACTGCCTCAAAGATTGTGACAAGTGGGGTATCCATCTATAGATCTAATAAAGAACTAGTTTTCTGACTAAAATCtagtttatttcagttttattgccAGTTGTCAAtgcttaaaaatataaaaatcacatttcagaAATGTATAACTTATTGAAAGTTGGAGGCTTTTTCCAAGTTTTATCTGTTAATAAACTCCATGTAAATATCCTGATTTTCCCTTAAACCATTATCTTTTATCTCAAACCACTGCtggaaaaataagtaaaatattaatatatgcCAAGGCAAAATGTTACATTACCATTTATGTTTCTCTGTCAGGCACATCATTTGTCCTTCAGCTGCAGTCAACATTATGCTGAATGCTCTGAACACTTGTGCCAAGTCACAAAGACTATTTTAAATAGACttctttctgcagctgcagtgGCACAAACCCTTCTCTGCATGTTTTTCACTGTTTAATTATAGACAGGGCTCCTAACACAGTGATGCCACAGGCCCTGAGAAAACAATGCAGCATTGACTATAACTGTTTGCACAACATTAATTACAGTAGTTACCGTAAACAACGAtttcaaaagacattttcttttagctttgaTTTCAGCACACTGTAGCTGAACCTTTTGTCACTTTGACTAACAATAACATCAGTTTTAATTGATCAGGTGGCCTTAAACACAATGCAATCCTGTGTGTATCAGCAGTGTTTATGTGAATACATTAAGTCTGATTTGTATCAACTCTGCTATTTGTAAtatgttttgtaatttttttttttagtcaaagATGATCCAACAATGATTTGTTCTATTTAATACACCAAATGGTGAAGTTTAGTTCATTCACAAGTTCATTGAAATATCAAGTATATGTAATAAAATGGAAAAGCAGTATCTATTTTAGACAGTAGAACTCATGTAAAAATAAGTTTTCTTGTAATTAATGGTCCTgtattgtgttattttctttaattcattTGGATTAATGAATGTCCAGCACTGCATCTTTTAGTGGTGTATTTCCGTGAATATGTTGTTACTTTGCACTGTTAGACCCAGCTTATGGCATAACTAGGGGAGGATGGGAGGCATGCCCTGAACATTAAGAAAAGCTACAGCTGCTGATAATTTGGTTCTTTCGACAAAAACATTAGTTAAATAACCAATATCATGTCAATTAGCAACTTCCTTAGTTTGTATGTTTCTACAAATGTAGTGCAATTCTTTCTAAGTATCGTGTGACAATGGCTCAAGTATCCCTGGAAGGGAAGCTTTTACATTACTACAGTGAACAGCATCATCTGCTTTTGCATTGGAGAAAACTTTGCATGCAGCTTCTTTTCAGGACTTGAATGCTGCAGCTAAATCCAGACATGTGACAACATGCTGGTTCTGATTCCTGTACATGTCACTAGCTCATAAAATGAGCTATAAAAaggcatttatttgttttcattgcagtcaCTGAGAAACTGCAGGGCTTCACTTCAAATGGCCTTCATACCTTACAGAGCTGCTGATGCTCAAACTGTGT
Protein-coding sequences here:
- the pank4 gene encoding 4'-phosphopantetheine phosphatase, which codes for MAECGRVDSNTSTHTMDKSIILPPDEIFRNLENAKRFAIDIGGSLTKLAYYSTVQHKVAKVRSFDHTAKEADSDKLYEISVQEEVTARLHFIKFENAYIETCLDFIKDHLVNTETKVIKATGGGAHKFKELIERKLGLKVDKEDEMTCLIKGCNFVLKNIPHEAFVYAKHADSEFRFQTTNPDIFPYLLVNIGSGVSIVKVESEDKFERIGGSSIGGGTFWGLGALLTKTKRFDELLQLASKGQHTSVDMLVKDIYGGSYGYLGLTGDLIASSFGKSATANKEFSKEDMAKSLLHMISNDIGQLACLYAKLHNLSRVYFGGFFIRGHPVTMHTITYSINFFTKGEVQALFLRHEGYLGAIGAFLKGAEEDNPNQYSWGENYAGSSGLMSVSPDMNPMQRARSGTFDMLEMDRLERQLVNLPLLQDPSSYIPDTVDLTEDAPAREYWLYCFEEALDGVVKRAVASQPDMPEASARAEKFRQKYRHKLQTLRHQPFAYGSLTVRSLLDTREHCLNEFNFPDPYSKIKQRENDMALKYYQKAVKSLEELSWEDRQFALVRGVLAGNVFDWGAKAVSDVLESDPEFGFEQAKRQLEERPWLVDSYDQWLERLKGPPHRCALFFVDNSGVDIILGVIPFVRELLSRGTEVVLASNSGPALNDVTNGELLILTERIAAMDPVIQAGLREDRLILVQSGSSSPCLDLSRLDKVLAMVVRERKTDLVIIEGMGRAIHTNYYAMLSCESLKMAVIKNSWLADRLGGKLFSVVFKYEVPAGKPSPNSAAVTPS